The following proteins are co-located in the Castanea sativa cultivar Marrone di Chiusa Pesio chromosome 8, ASM4071231v1 genome:
- the LOC142608293 gene encoding uncharacterized protein LOC142608293 isoform X1 produces the protein MSSSKVVLTYKRKRPSSRTGLADGNVGHNALSEAPNADNQPDKYDALTDEHISQNRKGNSTASLECAVCGVRGNLLYCDKCHQSYHLQCLDKLVKCISYGKRLCCGTIIQKDSSTSQPLRKSSRLKGKKQIEGSNSREMMVSSDKSFQMGSPGGGSRKDTAGSSSEDMVLDDKFGQIQMVSCLHANFGTAGDENCSEGTLLSQSMGLDTETSLDFVSLKSSFETKCSFACDDDSSGLKVSHLEDTDLLCKDKSTNHSDSVVQAKLTTPFLTFSRRYKKKMEMDERDTCKRSLLDESHSLFNERSNCANENVCGGVTCHKACLVDHATDTRQLEEVPDSRHTSSQSKDKITVVDSTQSHAGDAPETKIVMCGEQLHDGENLSKDISPLSEQVLGQSSQITLHIQEELTFDCSGFSLNDSVKDTPSQAITADKKLEKFQDFISEEPRVMSSGGLKATIMPDVTTGGSLPCLDLSFTRTADSCGTDGCNINLDSCSKKQSIYAAPRTVWDTMDSASRRDATVLLGVSPPELLSSINERVGESSSAHRMQLDRDVCMFMGENSANCKDNDKASAEFSMDFTPKVKYLQLFSEDKITDVLSLAITQSEVNDSLVSEERNHLQFGSESSQLKQDSDRSSLHLGLSLLTEPKVGGYAYNNFTTLPLLNSISEARKFVQDAVPESLTNQPSSLLRHRQMLDSIVSRAKALSGRGTMQDEFKPNTTMWSEEELDNLWIGVRRHGRDNWDAMLQDPRLRFSPWKAARDLAERWEEEQSKLMNAMHVSRFKYSNTKNVSSNFTRNFLGPKEGIWGEHMTDETQLSLGNVYALREGNGSNRPYFRTSYIQNIGTEHIQRPFFYPRRGYYSDCQGENYDWDSFNYLEWETMARRNPSTDDPTTCLEVKCNLPHWLREAVSTPSRSVEPNLPAVGSLITHLGTVRDTQPYINPTQPCAGPRNRVHSRLCGLRTSDLRPSTGAHHFNYSSGMKTGMAEQSGASWYHANKPGDVIVIDSDASSEETISDDRSARP, from the exons GCATCTCTTGAATGTGCTGTATGTGGTGTCAGAGGCAACCTTTTATACTGTGATAAGTGCCATCAATCATATCATCTTCAATGCCTAGATAAGCTTGTTAAG TGTATTTCATATGGGAAGAGGCTATGTTGTGGTACTATTATACAAAAAGATTCTTCGACATCTCAGCCACTCCGAAAATCAAGTAGATTGAAGGGAAAGAAACAGATTGAAGGATCTAATTCGAGAGAAATGATGGTTAGCTCTGATAAATCATTTCAGATGGGAAGTCCTGGTGGGGGTTCTAGGAAGGACACTGCTGGATCATCTTCTGAGGATATGGTTTTGGACGATAAGTTCGGTCAAATTCAGATGGTTTCATGTTTACATGCTAATTTTGGCACTGCAGGTGATGAAAATTGCTCTGAAGGGACATTACTCTCTCAGTCAATGGGGCTGGACACTGAAACGAGTTTGGACTTTGTTAGCTTGAAATCATCTTTTGAGACTAAGTGCAGCTTTGCATGTGATGATGATTCATCTGGGTTAAAAGTATCACACTTGGAGGACACTGATTTACTCTGTAAAGATAAGTCCACTAACCACAGTGATTCAGTTGTGCAAGCCAAGTTGACCACTCCATTTTTAACTTTCAGTagaagatacaaaaaaaaaatggaaatggaTGAACGTGATACATGCAAACGTTCACTCTTGGATGAGTCTCATTCATTGTTCAATGAGCGGAGTAATTGTGCAAATGAAAATGTCTGTGGTGGAGTAACATGTCATAAAGCTTGCTTAGTGGATCATGCAACAGATACAAGGCAATTGGAGGAGGTTCCAGATTCAAGGCATACATCCAGCCAAAGTAAAGATAAA ATAACAGTGGTCGATTCTACACAGTCTCATGCTGGAGATGCTCCTGAAACTAAAAT TGTGATGTGTGGGGAACAACTGCATGATGGGGAAAATTTATCTAAGGACATCTCACCGCTGTCTGAACAAGTACTAGGCCAGAGTTCTCAGATTACCTTACACATCCAAGAAGAGCTTACTTTTGATTGTTCaggattttctttaaatgattcTGTTAAAGATACACCCTCTCAAGCCATAACTGCAGataaaaaacttgaaaagtTCCAGGACTTTATCAGTGAGGAACCTCGAGTTATGTCAAGTGGTGGTCTGAAAGCAACAATAATGCCTGATGTCACAACAGGAGGATCTCTACCTTGTTTGGATCTGTCTTTTACTCGCACTG CAGATTCATGCGGTACAGATGGTTGCAATATTAATTTGGACTCATGTTCTAAAAAGCAATCCATTTATGCTGCACCACGAACTGTTTGGGACACTATGGATTCTGCAAGCAGAAGGGATGCTACTGTTTTACTTGGAGTATCTCCCCCAGAGTTGTTGAGTTCTATAAATGAGAGAGTTGGGGAATCTTCTTCAGCACACCGTATGCAGTTAGATAGAGATGTATGTATGTTCATGGGAGAAAATAGTGCCAACTGCAAAGATAATGATAAAGCTTCTGCTGAGTTCTCCATGGACTTCACACCAAAAGTTAAATATCTGCAG CTATTTTCAGAAGACAAAATCACTGATGTTCTCAGCTTAGCAATTACACAGTCTGAGGTAAATGATTCCTTGGTTTCAGAAGAAAGAAATCATCTCCAATTTGGAAGTGAAAGCAGTCAGCTGAAACAAGATTCAGACAGATCTTCACTTCATTTAGGTTTATCCTTACTGACTGAGCCAAAAGTTGGAGGATATGCCTACAATAATTTCACCACACTGCCATTGTTGAACTCCATCAGTGAAGCCAGAAAATTTGTCCAGGATGCAGTGCCTGAATCCTTGACAAATCAGCCGTCATCACTTCTAAGACACAGGCAGATGCTTGATAGCATTGTAAGCCGAGCAAAAGCTTTGAGTGGACGAGGAACTATGCAAGATGAGTTCAAGCCTAACACTACCATGTGGTCTGAAGAGGAGTTGGATAATCTTTGGATTGGTGTGAGAAGACATGGAAGGGACAATTGGGATGCCATGCTGCAGGATCCAAGATTGCGCTTTTCGCCATGGAAGGCGGCAAGGGACCTGGCTGAGCGGTGGGAGGAGGAACAATCCAAACTCATGAATGCTATGCATGTTTCTCGTTTCAAGTATTCGAATACAAAAAATGTTTCGTCGAACTTTACCCGCAACTTCTTGGGTCCCAAAGAAGGAATCTGGGGAGAACATATGACAGATGAAACCCAACTCTCACTTGGAAACGTATATGCTCTTAGGGAGGGTAATGGCTCAAATAGGCCATATTTCAGGACAAGTTACATTCAAAATATTGGCACTGAACACATTCAGAGGCCTTTCTTTTACCCAAGGAGGGGCTATTATTCTGATTGTCAAGGGGAAAACTATGATTGGGACTCGTTCAATTATTTGGAATGGGAGACTATGGCACGTAGAAATCCTTCAACTGATGACCCTACAACTTGTTTGgaagtaaaatgtaatttacctCACTGGCTTAGAGAAGCAGTTAGTACACCTTCAAGGTCAGTTGAGCCAAATCTGCCTGCAGTGGGTTCATTAATTACTCATTTGGGGACAGTTAGAGATACCCAGCCTTATATTAATCCTACTCAGCCATGCGCTGGACCAAGAAACAGAGTCCATAGTAGACTTTGTGGTTTAAGGACAAGTGACTTGCGGCCATCAACTGGTGCTCATCACTTCAACTACTCATCGGGAATGAAAACAGGAATGGCTGAACAAAGCGGGGCTTCTTGGTATCATGCTAATAAACCAGGTGATGTAATAGTTATCGACAGTGATGCTTCTTCTGAAGAGACCATATCTGATGATCGCAGTGCTAGGCCTTAG
- the LOC142608293 gene encoding uncharacterized protein LOC142608293 isoform X3 yields the protein MSSSKVVLTYKRKRPSSRTGLADGNVGHNALSEAPNADNQPDKYDALTDEHISQNRKGNSTASLECAVCGVRGNLLYCDKCHQSYHLQCLDKLVKCISYGKRLCCGTIIQKDSSTSQPLRKSSRLKGKKQIEGSNSREMMVSSDKSFQMGSPGGGSRKDTAGSSSEDMVLDDKFGQIQMVSCLHANFGTAGDENCSEGTLLSQSMGLDTETSLDFVSLKSSFETKCSFACDDDSSGLKVSHLEDTDLLCKDKSTNHSDSVVQAKLTTPFLTFSRRYKKKMEMDERDTCKRSLLDESHSLFNERSNCANENVCGGVTCHKACLVDHATDTRQLEEVPDSRHTSSQSKDKITVVDSTQSHAGDAPETKIVMCGEQLHDGENLSKDISPLSEQVLGQSSQITLHIQEELTFDCSGFSLNDSVKDTPSQAITADKKLEKFQDFISEEPRVMSSGGLKATIMPDVTTGGSLPCLDLSFTRTDGCNINLDSCSKKQSIYAAPRTVWDTMDSASRRDATVLLGVSPPELLSSINERVGESSSAHRMQLDRDVCMFMGENSANCKDNDKASAEFSMDFTPKVKYLQLFSEDKITDVLSLAITQSEVNDSLVSEERNHLQFGSESSQLKQDSDRSSLHLGLSLLTEPKVGGYAYNNFTTLPLLNSISEARKFVQDAVPESLTNQPSSLLRHRQMLDSIVSRAKALSGRGTMQDEFKPNTTMWSEEELDNLWIGVRRHGRDNWDAMLQDPRLRFSPWKAARDLAERWEEEQSKLMNAMHVSRFKYSNTKNVSSNFTRNFLGPKEGIWGEHMTDETQLSLGNVYALREGNGSNRPYFRTSYIQNIGTEHIQRPFFYPRRGYYSDCQGENYDWDSFNYLEWETMARRNPSTDDPTTCLEVKCNLPHWLREAVSTPSRSVEPNLPAVGSLITHLGTVRDTQPYINPTQPCAGPRNRVHSRLCGLRTSDLRPSTGAHHFNYSSGMKTGMAEQSGASWYHANKPGDVIVIDSDASSEETISDDRSARP from the exons GCATCTCTTGAATGTGCTGTATGTGGTGTCAGAGGCAACCTTTTATACTGTGATAAGTGCCATCAATCATATCATCTTCAATGCCTAGATAAGCTTGTTAAG TGTATTTCATATGGGAAGAGGCTATGTTGTGGTACTATTATACAAAAAGATTCTTCGACATCTCAGCCACTCCGAAAATCAAGTAGATTGAAGGGAAAGAAACAGATTGAAGGATCTAATTCGAGAGAAATGATGGTTAGCTCTGATAAATCATTTCAGATGGGAAGTCCTGGTGGGGGTTCTAGGAAGGACACTGCTGGATCATCTTCTGAGGATATGGTTTTGGACGATAAGTTCGGTCAAATTCAGATGGTTTCATGTTTACATGCTAATTTTGGCACTGCAGGTGATGAAAATTGCTCTGAAGGGACATTACTCTCTCAGTCAATGGGGCTGGACACTGAAACGAGTTTGGACTTTGTTAGCTTGAAATCATCTTTTGAGACTAAGTGCAGCTTTGCATGTGATGATGATTCATCTGGGTTAAAAGTATCACACTTGGAGGACACTGATTTACTCTGTAAAGATAAGTCCACTAACCACAGTGATTCAGTTGTGCAAGCCAAGTTGACCACTCCATTTTTAACTTTCAGTagaagatacaaaaaaaaaatggaaatggaTGAACGTGATACATGCAAACGTTCACTCTTGGATGAGTCTCATTCATTGTTCAATGAGCGGAGTAATTGTGCAAATGAAAATGTCTGTGGTGGAGTAACATGTCATAAAGCTTGCTTAGTGGATCATGCAACAGATACAAGGCAATTGGAGGAGGTTCCAGATTCAAGGCATACATCCAGCCAAAGTAAAGATAAA ATAACAGTGGTCGATTCTACACAGTCTCATGCTGGAGATGCTCCTGAAACTAAAAT TGTGATGTGTGGGGAACAACTGCATGATGGGGAAAATTTATCTAAGGACATCTCACCGCTGTCTGAACAAGTACTAGGCCAGAGTTCTCAGATTACCTTACACATCCAAGAAGAGCTTACTTTTGATTGTTCaggattttctttaaatgattcTGTTAAAGATACACCCTCTCAAGCCATAACTGCAGataaaaaacttgaaaagtTCCAGGACTTTATCAGTGAGGAACCTCGAGTTATGTCAAGTGGTGGTCTGAAAGCAACAATAATGCCTGATGTCACAACAGGAGGATCTCTACCTTGTTTGGATCTGTCTTTTACTCGCACTG ATGGTTGCAATATTAATTTGGACTCATGTTCTAAAAAGCAATCCATTTATGCTGCACCACGAACTGTTTGGGACACTATGGATTCTGCAAGCAGAAGGGATGCTACTGTTTTACTTGGAGTATCTCCCCCAGAGTTGTTGAGTTCTATAAATGAGAGAGTTGGGGAATCTTCTTCAGCACACCGTATGCAGTTAGATAGAGATGTATGTATGTTCATGGGAGAAAATAGTGCCAACTGCAAAGATAATGATAAAGCTTCTGCTGAGTTCTCCATGGACTTCACACCAAAAGTTAAATATCTGCAG CTATTTTCAGAAGACAAAATCACTGATGTTCTCAGCTTAGCAATTACACAGTCTGAGGTAAATGATTCCTTGGTTTCAGAAGAAAGAAATCATCTCCAATTTGGAAGTGAAAGCAGTCAGCTGAAACAAGATTCAGACAGATCTTCACTTCATTTAGGTTTATCCTTACTGACTGAGCCAAAAGTTGGAGGATATGCCTACAATAATTTCACCACACTGCCATTGTTGAACTCCATCAGTGAAGCCAGAAAATTTGTCCAGGATGCAGTGCCTGAATCCTTGACAAATCAGCCGTCATCACTTCTAAGACACAGGCAGATGCTTGATAGCATTGTAAGCCGAGCAAAAGCTTTGAGTGGACGAGGAACTATGCAAGATGAGTTCAAGCCTAACACTACCATGTGGTCTGAAGAGGAGTTGGATAATCTTTGGATTGGTGTGAGAAGACATGGAAGGGACAATTGGGATGCCATGCTGCAGGATCCAAGATTGCGCTTTTCGCCATGGAAGGCGGCAAGGGACCTGGCTGAGCGGTGGGAGGAGGAACAATCCAAACTCATGAATGCTATGCATGTTTCTCGTTTCAAGTATTCGAATACAAAAAATGTTTCGTCGAACTTTACCCGCAACTTCTTGGGTCCCAAAGAAGGAATCTGGGGAGAACATATGACAGATGAAACCCAACTCTCACTTGGAAACGTATATGCTCTTAGGGAGGGTAATGGCTCAAATAGGCCATATTTCAGGACAAGTTACATTCAAAATATTGGCACTGAACACATTCAGAGGCCTTTCTTTTACCCAAGGAGGGGCTATTATTCTGATTGTCAAGGGGAAAACTATGATTGGGACTCGTTCAATTATTTGGAATGGGAGACTATGGCACGTAGAAATCCTTCAACTGATGACCCTACAACTTGTTTGgaagtaaaatgtaatttacctCACTGGCTTAGAGAAGCAGTTAGTACACCTTCAAGGTCAGTTGAGCCAAATCTGCCTGCAGTGGGTTCATTAATTACTCATTTGGGGACAGTTAGAGATACCCAGCCTTATATTAATCCTACTCAGCCATGCGCTGGACCAAGAAACAGAGTCCATAGTAGACTTTGTGGTTTAAGGACAAGTGACTTGCGGCCATCAACTGGTGCTCATCACTTCAACTACTCATCGGGAATGAAAACAGGAATGGCTGAACAAAGCGGGGCTTCTTGGTATCATGCTAATAAACCAGGTGATGTAATAGTTATCGACAGTGATGCTTCTTCTGAAGAGACCATATCTGATGATCGCAGTGCTAGGCCTTAG
- the LOC142608293 gene encoding uncharacterized protein LOC142608293 isoform X2, translating into MSSSKVVLTYKRKRPSSRTGLADGNVGHNALSEAPNADNQPDKYDALTDEHISQNRKGNSTASLECAVCGVRGNLLYCDKCHQSYHLQCLDKLVKCISYGKRLCCGTIIQKDSSTSQPLRKSSRLKGKKQIEGSNSREMMVSSDKSFQMGSPGGGSRKDTAGSSSEDMVLDDKFGQIQMVSCLHANFGTAGDENCSEGTLLSQSMGLDTETSLDFVSLKSSFETKCSFACDDDSSGLKVSHLEDTDLLCKDKSTNHSDSVVQAKLTTPFLTFSRRYKKKMEMDERDTCKRSLLDESHSLFNERSNCANENVCGGVTCHKACLVDHATDTRQLEEVPDSRHTSSQSKDKITVVDSTQSHAGDAPETKIVMCGEQLHDGENLSKDISPLSEQVLGQSSQITLHIQEELTFDCSGFSLNDSVKDTPSQAITADKKLEKFQDFISEEPRVMSSGGLKATIMPDVTTGGSLPCLDLSFTRTDSCGTDGCNINLDSCSKKQSIYAAPRTVWDTMDSASRRDATVLLGVSPPELLSSINERVGESSSAHRMQLDRDVCMFMGENSANCKDNDKASAEFSMDFTPKVKYLQLFSEDKITDVLSLAITQSEVNDSLVSEERNHLQFGSESSQLKQDSDRSSLHLGLSLLTEPKVGGYAYNNFTTLPLLNSISEARKFVQDAVPESLTNQPSSLLRHRQMLDSIVSRAKALSGRGTMQDEFKPNTTMWSEEELDNLWIGVRRHGRDNWDAMLQDPRLRFSPWKAARDLAERWEEEQSKLMNAMHVSRFKYSNTKNVSSNFTRNFLGPKEGIWGEHMTDETQLSLGNVYALREGNGSNRPYFRTSYIQNIGTEHIQRPFFYPRRGYYSDCQGENYDWDSFNYLEWETMARRNPSTDDPTTCLEVKCNLPHWLREAVSTPSRSVEPNLPAVGSLITHLGTVRDTQPYINPTQPCAGPRNRVHSRLCGLRTSDLRPSTGAHHFNYSSGMKTGMAEQSGASWYHANKPGDVIVIDSDASSEETISDDRSARP; encoded by the exons GCATCTCTTGAATGTGCTGTATGTGGTGTCAGAGGCAACCTTTTATACTGTGATAAGTGCCATCAATCATATCATCTTCAATGCCTAGATAAGCTTGTTAAG TGTATTTCATATGGGAAGAGGCTATGTTGTGGTACTATTATACAAAAAGATTCTTCGACATCTCAGCCACTCCGAAAATCAAGTAGATTGAAGGGAAAGAAACAGATTGAAGGATCTAATTCGAGAGAAATGATGGTTAGCTCTGATAAATCATTTCAGATGGGAAGTCCTGGTGGGGGTTCTAGGAAGGACACTGCTGGATCATCTTCTGAGGATATGGTTTTGGACGATAAGTTCGGTCAAATTCAGATGGTTTCATGTTTACATGCTAATTTTGGCACTGCAGGTGATGAAAATTGCTCTGAAGGGACATTACTCTCTCAGTCAATGGGGCTGGACACTGAAACGAGTTTGGACTTTGTTAGCTTGAAATCATCTTTTGAGACTAAGTGCAGCTTTGCATGTGATGATGATTCATCTGGGTTAAAAGTATCACACTTGGAGGACACTGATTTACTCTGTAAAGATAAGTCCACTAACCACAGTGATTCAGTTGTGCAAGCCAAGTTGACCACTCCATTTTTAACTTTCAGTagaagatacaaaaaaaaaatggaaatggaTGAACGTGATACATGCAAACGTTCACTCTTGGATGAGTCTCATTCATTGTTCAATGAGCGGAGTAATTGTGCAAATGAAAATGTCTGTGGTGGAGTAACATGTCATAAAGCTTGCTTAGTGGATCATGCAACAGATACAAGGCAATTGGAGGAGGTTCCAGATTCAAGGCATACATCCAGCCAAAGTAAAGATAAA ATAACAGTGGTCGATTCTACACAGTCTCATGCTGGAGATGCTCCTGAAACTAAAAT TGTGATGTGTGGGGAACAACTGCATGATGGGGAAAATTTATCTAAGGACATCTCACCGCTGTCTGAACAAGTACTAGGCCAGAGTTCTCAGATTACCTTACACATCCAAGAAGAGCTTACTTTTGATTGTTCaggattttctttaaatgattcTGTTAAAGATACACCCTCTCAAGCCATAACTGCAGataaaaaacttgaaaagtTCCAGGACTTTATCAGTGAGGAACCTCGAGTTATGTCAAGTGGTGGTCTGAAAGCAACAATAATGCCTGATGTCACAACAGGAGGATCTCTACCTTGTTTGGATCTGTCTTTTACTCGCACTG ATTCATGCGGTACAGATGGTTGCAATATTAATTTGGACTCATGTTCTAAAAAGCAATCCATTTATGCTGCACCACGAACTGTTTGGGACACTATGGATTCTGCAAGCAGAAGGGATGCTACTGTTTTACTTGGAGTATCTCCCCCAGAGTTGTTGAGTTCTATAAATGAGAGAGTTGGGGAATCTTCTTCAGCACACCGTATGCAGTTAGATAGAGATGTATGTATGTTCATGGGAGAAAATAGTGCCAACTGCAAAGATAATGATAAAGCTTCTGCTGAGTTCTCCATGGACTTCACACCAAAAGTTAAATATCTGCAG CTATTTTCAGAAGACAAAATCACTGATGTTCTCAGCTTAGCAATTACACAGTCTGAGGTAAATGATTCCTTGGTTTCAGAAGAAAGAAATCATCTCCAATTTGGAAGTGAAAGCAGTCAGCTGAAACAAGATTCAGACAGATCTTCACTTCATTTAGGTTTATCCTTACTGACTGAGCCAAAAGTTGGAGGATATGCCTACAATAATTTCACCACACTGCCATTGTTGAACTCCATCAGTGAAGCCAGAAAATTTGTCCAGGATGCAGTGCCTGAATCCTTGACAAATCAGCCGTCATCACTTCTAAGACACAGGCAGATGCTTGATAGCATTGTAAGCCGAGCAAAAGCTTTGAGTGGACGAGGAACTATGCAAGATGAGTTCAAGCCTAACACTACCATGTGGTCTGAAGAGGAGTTGGATAATCTTTGGATTGGTGTGAGAAGACATGGAAGGGACAATTGGGATGCCATGCTGCAGGATCCAAGATTGCGCTTTTCGCCATGGAAGGCGGCAAGGGACCTGGCTGAGCGGTGGGAGGAGGAACAATCCAAACTCATGAATGCTATGCATGTTTCTCGTTTCAAGTATTCGAATACAAAAAATGTTTCGTCGAACTTTACCCGCAACTTCTTGGGTCCCAAAGAAGGAATCTGGGGAGAACATATGACAGATGAAACCCAACTCTCACTTGGAAACGTATATGCTCTTAGGGAGGGTAATGGCTCAAATAGGCCATATTTCAGGACAAGTTACATTCAAAATATTGGCACTGAACACATTCAGAGGCCTTTCTTTTACCCAAGGAGGGGCTATTATTCTGATTGTCAAGGGGAAAACTATGATTGGGACTCGTTCAATTATTTGGAATGGGAGACTATGGCACGTAGAAATCCTTCAACTGATGACCCTACAACTTGTTTGgaagtaaaatgtaatttacctCACTGGCTTAGAGAAGCAGTTAGTACACCTTCAAGGTCAGTTGAGCCAAATCTGCCTGCAGTGGGTTCATTAATTACTCATTTGGGGACAGTTAGAGATACCCAGCCTTATATTAATCCTACTCAGCCATGCGCTGGACCAAGAAACAGAGTCCATAGTAGACTTTGTGGTTTAAGGACAAGTGACTTGCGGCCATCAACTGGTGCTCATCACTTCAACTACTCATCGGGAATGAAAACAGGAATGGCTGAACAAAGCGGGGCTTCTTGGTATCATGCTAATAAACCAGGTGATGTAATAGTTATCGACAGTGATGCTTCTTCTGAAGAGACCATATCTGATGATCGCAGTGCTAGGCCTTAG